The stretch of DNA GAAGCTGCCTCCTACGTGACACCTGTCATAACTCAGTTCAAACTTTAGCAGTCTGTGTATATTTACAGTGCTTTACTCATCTGGAAACTCTTTCCTGTGACTAGTTTTAACAGGAGTTAACAGCACTCTTCTGGGCTGGAAGTGTGGCAGAAGCCTGTTTCCCATGAGGGGGCTGATCTAAAAACAAGTTAAAAGCATCCATCCCCAAAGAAGATGTGGACAGAAATCCATCAGGACAGCAACTCTGTTTCCCCCAACCCACTTCTGATAAGGAACTTCCATCGCTAAAAGAACACGTAACGTTCCTTGGCACAGATGAAATCTGGAGGGAGCTGCTTACCAGTCTAGGTGCGGGCACCCCAAGGTGTGGGACCTGGATTTTAGATCTATGTCACTGCACAGTGCAAGGCTACAGTGGCTTAGAGGAGAGTGTCAGGTATCGATACGTGCTGAGCGGTGGCTCCTTTAGAACCTGCTTATCTGAAACAAACCGAGTGACTGCAAAAAGCTTTACAGAAGTTCATCGCAAAAGGGTAAAATTAATTAACTGCTATGAATTCTTTGCATTCAGGGCTGCAAAACAAAGACACATATTActtaaatcagttttatttaagAATTTCCTACAGTGACAAATCTTATAAAAAGCATCCAAACACAAAACTGCAGCAAACAGCATTCTTTTGGATATCTTACAGACAGTGGAACTTCCACCTTGGAGAGGCACACTGAGCTCTAGTGATCTCTGCTAAAAGAACTACTGCAAAGCACACCACAAGCTCAATGTTCTCATCACAAACCCCCATCATCTTCAGGTCACATTACCACACTTACAGatcattaacagaaaaaaaacacacaccaTACAGCATTCACAGCAGTTGAcataagggaaaagaaatacaaatattccaTTTCACGTAACACATTCAACTAATTGATTAACTAGGTAGAGAACCCACTTAAAAGTCTTCCACATGTGGATGTCCTTTGAATGCAATAAACACTCGTACGTTATCTGCTATCATTGCTCTCCGCACACTCTCTCACCAAAGCCACAGGATTGAGAGACATCTCGCCAAGTcaaataaaatcccattaatgCACCACCAGGTCTCTGCATGCGCTCGCTCCTTTATCTCGCACATACCAGCCCTCTCATGCCTCGGCACCACCACCAATCCCACACATGGTTTCAAAAGTTCAAACAGCCTTCTGGTTCCATCTCACAGCCTTGCGTTCACAGCGTTGATACGACTCCATGAAATAAAGAGTAGCGGATAAAAATGGAACACCCACCGTCTAAGACGCAGCATGTGCGGTGTGATGAAGTATTCTTGGATGAGAAAGCATGTAGACAGAAGTATTCCTAAGGCAGAATATTTACAGCACTGCTTTCAATGAAGTGCTTCTTCCATACACATTTGAAATGAGATGAACTGCGGAGATTAAATGAAGCCTTCATATCGTACTTTAGTATGGAGGGGAGACAGcgttaaaaaaaacaaacgaacacaaacaaaaatgacACTGTGTTGTCCAACGGGGCGCTTGGAGAGTCTTATGGTGGgatcaaattaaaaacaagaggGAGAGAATGCTGGTTTTGACCAATGGTTCCATTTTGAACATGCAAAGAATTCAGGTAGCCGGGAAACAAGGGGTAAAGTATTACAGGAGAAACCTTTCCTATAGACTGTAGTGTTAGTTCACCTATCGGGCAAACAGCAGTCCACTTCCAAACATTCAGAATTCCAACTAGATATGTAACAAAACTTAGAAAATTCCttttacctttcttttctttttcttttttttttcttttttttttagaaaagaaaaatgtcaaaaatactGCTGAATATACTGCACACTGAACAAATTCATTTGGAAAACTTTAGCATATACGTAATTTACAGTATACTTACCATGAGTTAGAAAAATTTGATTTCCCACCATAGAGTCAGTATGAGAGCCCACTGCGTCTACATTCCCCAGCCTGACGACTTGGAATCCATGCTTGAACCAAAGCCCCCGTTAAAGCCACTGCTGGAGCCTGGGTTtgaggctgagccccagcctaTCGCTGCCCCCGAGTTGGACCCTCCGTATGAGTTGTTGCCTGAACTAAAACCCTGGTTCTGCTCCCGCTGCATGTTGCCCTGAGGCTGGTTGTTTCCCGAGGGCCCTGACTGGTTCTGCTGGCTGGCCAGCATGCCCATCatcccccagctgctctgtaGGGCAGCCTGCGCTGCTGCCATCATGGCAGGGTTGATGCTAAAGGCCCCGAAGTTCATACCCCCGCCCATGTTGCTGCCCTGGTTGTTGCCCAGTCCTCCCCCACCTCCTCTACTGTTACCAAATCCCCCCTGATTCCCAAAGCCTCCCGGGTTACCACCAAATCTTCCACCTCTCTCTAACTGCCTACTGCTATTGTGTTTAGGTTCAGCATTGGATATATGTACGCTGATTCCTTTAATGATCAAGTCCTCTCCACAAAGAGACTGGGCAACCTATAAGAAATAAGGGATTGATTAAATGTATGTTAGATGtcctttttttcaaaaatgttagCAGTACaagacaaaacacaaaacatccCCTACAATTCTGACCAGATATTTATCCTGCAAAGAAAGCACATTCATGTACTTAATTCAATTTGAAGTGATGTAGCTTTGCATTCATCACTACACTAACTGTAGTACAAAGTCCTGTCTGCACAGCTGCATCTGAAAGTGTACTCTGAGTCCATTCAATAAATCAGACAGTGGGCAAGTAAGCATTTAATGTGTAGTTCCAGAAAAGATACTTTATCATGCTACTAAAATGTAGTCTATGAAGTGAACATATTTTAAGACTTACCTGATCATCTGCAAACgtaacaaaagcaaaagctcGGAAGGGTTTAGGAATGAAGACATCTACCACCTCCCCATACTGGGCAAAGAACTGTCGGAGCTCATCTGCCGTCATGTCCTCGGTGCAGCGTCCAACAAACACCTTCCTGCTGCGCAAAGGCTCGTCGGGACTTTGCTGGAGAGAATTGAAGGTAAAAACTATCACAACTATAGTCCTTGAGAACTGAGTTACAGGATGGTAAATGACACTCTTAATCTAGCGTGTTCTGAGGGCTGCTGATGGAAGAAAGTTTGAGATTGTCAATTTAagacttaaaataaataaattttaaaaattcgATTCCAAGAACATGGCTGCACCTTGGTAAAGGTGGGGGGGAAGAACCACAAGAAAATGAGCAACAAGGGATGTGGGATGAGGGATGGTGACAAGGCCACTGCAGAACACTTTTTTGTAATAATTGCATACAGAGACAAGAATAGAAGCTATAGGTTCAGTTTGGAACTCAAAGACTTGTTCTGCTCTTCCCCAAATTAGTGACTCCATCTGctttattctgcatttattcATGCAACAGGCAAGTCAGGCAGGTATTGCTGGACATCAAACACAGACTTCTATCTGTATTTCATTCCCTCACATAATGAGTGATTTTCTCAACATTTCAAATTACTTCCAGCTCACCCACCTGctccctgttttccttccttgctcTCGCTTGTTCTGTTCATTCACAGTAAAGCCACATCCGAGAGCGGATAGTTaatctgtgcagctgctctcccctgacacagctgatgaAGAGGTGCACTTGGAGTGTTTGGTACAAATAAAAGCAGTGGTAAATCCCAAAGTACCTTAGAGTTGGGAAGTTTACAGTCACACCATCTTCCATCGATCATGTGACGCTGAGACATTACTTTCACTTGGGTTTCGTAATCCGTGAACCgaacaaacccaaacccttttGAGTGGCCTGTTTTAATATCCTTCTTAACctaggtgggaaaaaaaaaacaaaaaccagaagtAACCACTAGTACGAAGCATGTTGTTACTGAATGAATTTGGTAAAAATCTGTTTGAGAGTTCACCTGTCTTCCAACCATTCTTATCACAGCAACCTCTAATTCCTTAACATCTTCTCCCAAAATTAACAggctcatggaaaaaaaaaagacatcctTAGGAAGAGACACAGCTTCTGATCTTGTCCGAATTTATAAAGCTCCTTTGTTTCTACTGCTTTCTCAGGAGCCTGATATCTACCCAATGTCCCTCCTTACTTGAGCTGCAAATGGATTTTACCTGCACCATCAGAACTTCTCCAAAGGTACTGAAATATTCCTTTAAGTCTTGTTCAGTGGTTTTCCAGGGAAGACCCAAGACTATTAAATCTGAAGTCTTCTGCACTGCTCGTTTCACTTTCACAGCTGATGATGCATCGGTTTCATCCATTTTTCTCTTATTATCTGAATATAAAAAAGTACATTAGACATCTTCAGAGCTGGAAATTGACCCAATGACTATGAACTGCATGGGGTTAAATTAGAAACCAAGATGAGGAAGAGTACACCAGCTGTTGAGAGCTAAATGGAACACATATCTGACTGTCCTGAACCAAAGCTAGTCCACAATTGAATCCTCTTCCAAAATGCAAACTGACCCAGTTAGTTCTGCATTAGTTTACTTAAGAATTATCCAGCAACATTCACAGTCCTATAAGGTTGGGAAAAGTTTCCTGTTTTCCCCACTAGAAGGTGGGGAAAACATGAACTTTTAACAAGACTACTTCACTagcaatttatttccttctcctcttttttggggggtggagCAGGGTGGTCAGGTTTCTCCTTCCTGAACACTTCTAAATGGTACCTCTGACTAAACCATACCTTGAGGAAAAGTGTCTGTGAGTACAGAGATTACAGTACACTTCAAATAGTATCCTCTGAAGGCCTATACAAGCCTAGCCTTCAAGGATAATAAAAGACTTTGTCTTTAAAGTACTTGTTTAGGTAgagtgttaaaaaaataaaaaactcaaTGGGGTCAAACCTACTCGGCAGAACAGACACCTGAATAAATCACTGATCTCTGTGAACTGGAAAGTTAAAGAGTAACATGTTGCCATGTTACTTCAGCAGTGACTGGGACCTTAAAGAAAGCAGCCCAGAACGGAGAACCGAAGCCACGAGGACAAACCTTTGGGATAATTCACAACGTAGACGAGGTTTCCCCAGCCGGCCTCGGGGGCGTGCAGGATGCCCTCGACCAGCCGGACTCCTCGCATGCACTGCGACACCGGGTTTCTGTAGCGCAGCCCGCACGCCCCGGGGAACTGCGCTGTCACCGTGGACAACAGCACCGTGCCGTCGTCCTCCGATGGGATTTCGATGGGCTCATCGTTCTCGTCCTCCGTCACCCGGATATACTCCGACATCTTCGCTGGAAGTTACTGAAGTacaaaagggaaagagaaggcgTAAGCGATCACCCTATCCCCCTGACTTGGCTTTCATCTTCTTCGGCCTGAGGCACGAATCTCTCCTTATTACACAACAGGGGGCACCGAAACGCGCTATTCATTAACACTAAAGCCTCCGGGCCTGCTGTAAACCTCGGCCTGTCCTGGAGCTACGGAGGTACCAACAGCGACTTAGCCCCCGAGCACGGCGGAAATTCCCAGGGGCGCCACGGGCTACCTCCGCGGAGCCGGGAGCACAGCCTCCGCCGGCCTCGCCACCTGCCGGGCCCACCCGAGCCCGCGACCTCCGGATGCGGCTCCACCCGCCCAAGCACCACACGGCCCCGCTCACCGGCCAGGGAAGGGAACGACGTCCCGAAAACTCCTCAACACCTCCTCCGCCGCACTCTACCCGCCGCCGCACAAAATGGCGGCCGCGGCCCCTcggaggccgggccgggccgcgggccGAACCATTCCAGGTGGCCGAGGGGGGAGCAAACTCCGGCGGGGCGCTCGGAACGCGGGAGAGCGTGgagccccggccgtgccccaGCGGGCGCCGGTAGCGCACGGCCGGAGATCGGCCGGCGTTCTCGGAACCGGCGGCGACGACGGCAGCTCTCAGAGCCGCGCTCCCCCCAAGCGTGGGGCCGGTGGTGCGGCCCTGCCCGCGCCTGCGCGAGCGCGGGAGGTGCTGGGAGCCGGCGCCGTCCGGGACCTGTCCGGGAGGGCCGGAGCGGCGGAGCTCCGCTGTGGGCAGTGGCTCCCTGGCCGGTCTCGAGTAGCTCGCTCGGAGAAGCCGCTAGCAAAGACATCCTTGCCAAAGCTCTGTGACGCCTCTCTCCCGTTTCCGCTACCAGAAAGAACGAGGCcacctcattaaaaaaaaaaaaaaaaacaaaccaaaacaaaaaacattaaaacaaaccaaacaccaaaacccaaacttgTTCACTTGGCGTGTTCAGCATGAAGAAGAATGAGGGGAAACCTCATCACAGCCTACAACTTCCTCGTGAGGGGCAGCGGAGGAGTAGCTCCGATCTCTGCTCTCTGCGACCAGTGACAGGAGCCGAGGGGACGGCTGGAGGTGTGTCACGGGAGGTTTTGGCAAATAGATCAGAAAAAAGATGCTTCCCCCAGAGGATAGTCGGGCGCTAAAcaggctcccagggcagtggtcacggtcccaaggctgccagagctcaaggagTGTTTAGACAAGGCtctcagggacagggtgggattgctggggtgtGCTTGTGCAGGAGTTGGACTGTTTGATactgtgggtcccttcccactcagaaGATTATGtgatttctagaaaaaaaacaactaccCAACCAAatgaaacaagcaaaaaaaaaaaaaaaaaaaaccgcctcaagcaaacagaaaacaaccaaaacccctTCTAATAACTtaagggtaaaaaaaaaccaatcacaTTTCCCACAGACTCTTCTCACAAGGCCTAAGTAGTGGAGCAGTGTTTCTAGGGAAGATGAGGGGTCTCCACTCCTGGGGAGAACTTTCCTGTGAATCATCTGAAGTGTACCCAGGGCTCTTCCAGTTGCACAGGAAGAGACTCCACATGCACTTGAAGATccctttttcacagaaatggaCAGAAGAGGATGGAAACATTAGAGGTGCAATCATCTGTTATCAGCTACTAGTAAGGACAGACGACTCTACTGCTAGAAAAGGTTCATCCAGTACCTTGCATTAATGGGTTCTGCTGAGAGTATTTAAGACTCCCGCTTTATATTTCTTCAAGTGCAAAAATTGGCTCCCAGCACCACTGAAGCTCAGCTCATCCATGCCTTGAGTGTGACTTGAGACACAGTCTTACCATTTAATTACCAGTTTTCAGCAGTTTTGAGAGGACCTGACTAGACACAGGCtaacaaaagaagaagaagaaatgtatATTGTGGATCACTCGAAGAGATTTTCTAGTGATCCACAATATGCATCCCAAAGCCAGTTCTGGTGTTGCCAAGTCAGCATGGAGACAGCCAGTGTCGTTTGAGCATGCTGTGAGGACGGAATGGTAATTGTAGTGTGTCAGCATTATGTGCTGCACCATTTCCACTCAGAGTTTAGCAGTAGCACTCTTGAAGAGGTTGTTGTGGTGCTGAAGCAGAGCAGCCTCCGTCTCACACAACATCTGGTGGTAATTTCACTAATGAGCAGAGTAAGCACCAGCCTTGGACTAGATTTTGTGCAAGTAGAAGCTTGACAAGAACGGGGAGCTCTGTGCCGACTGTAaaacagggagggaaagaagCACAATTAGCCATCAGAGTCTTCTGCCCCAAAAACATCTTCAGTTTTGGCAGCAAACAAGCTTAGCATCAAGCAAATGTCACTATTCCTTTTCTGTGTGAATCGGGATTCTTGCAGCACTTCTGTTATTTTGCATTATGATTAGGTTTAAGTTAAGCAATTAACAGTAGCATTGCTCTTGAAGTAAGTACACCAGCATACCACTAGTTAATTCACCAATTCCCTCATATTGGCAATTCCAAGGGCCCATGGGTGCAGACAAATACAATATGTGGTACTAGCCATCATGTATATTGACTTAAGTGTGCCCAGAGgcacaaaacaaaatgcaataCGATAACTATTTGCTGCTCTAGGTTAAGTGTGCTCATGGGTACAAGCAAACTCAGTATAATGATCAACTGTTCGCCCTCCCAAAAGCACTTGGGATGAAAAAAACATCAACGGGCACCTA from Camarhynchus parvulus chromosome 21, STF_HiC, whole genome shotgun sequence encodes:
- the TARDBP gene encoding TAR DNA-binding protein 43, with amino-acid sequence MSEYIRVTEDENDEPIEIPSEDDGTVLLSTVTAQFPGACGLRYRNPVSQCMRGVRLVEGILHAPEAGWGNLVYVVNYPKDNKRKMDETDASSAVKVKRAVQKTSDLIVLGLPWKTTEQDLKEYFSTFGEVLMVQVKKDIKTGHSKGFGFVRFTDYETQVKVMSQRHMIDGRWCDCKLPNSKQSPDEPLRSRKVFVGRCTEDMTADELRQFFAQYGEVVDVFIPKPFRAFAFVTFADDQVAQSLCGEDLIIKGISVHISNAEPKHNSSRQLERGGRFGGNPGGFGNQGGFGNSRGGGGGLGNNQGSNMGGGMNFGAFSINPAMMAAAQAALQSSWGMMGMLASQQNQSGPSGNNQPQGNMQREQNQGFSSGNNSYGGSNSGAAIGWGSASNPGSSSGFNGGFGSSMDSKSSGWGM